In Podospora pseudopauciseta strain CBS 411.78 chromosome 2 map unlocalized CBS411.78m_2, whole genome shotgun sequence, the genomic stretch AAGCTTTGGAGGGGCCGCATGAGCTTTTCACCAGTGTTCCTTCACGTCCATTCTTCCCTCGCGGGTTCTTGTGGGATGAGGGTTTTCACCTGCTGCCTATTGCAGATTGGGACACTGATCTTGCTCTGGAGGTCATCAAAAGCTGGTTTAACCTCATTGATGAAGACGGTTGGATCGGGCGCGAGCAGATCTTGGGCGCCGAGGCACGCAGCAAGGTCCCTCAGGAGTTCCAGACTCAATACCCGCACTATGCCAACCCGCCTACTCTCTTCCTCGTTGTTGAGCAGTTTGTCGAAAGACTGCTGAACACCAACGGCACCGCGGCTGTCCACAAGGAACGCCTGTCTCAGAGTGAGTCTTTGGCCAACGCTTCGCTCGAGAACCCCGAGGTTGGCCTCGACTATCTACGCAAGATCTACCCGCTGCTCCGCCGCCAGTTCCAATGGTTCAGAAAGACACAAAAGGGCGATATCAAGTCTTACGACAGAGAAGCATACTCCACCAAGGAAGCTTACAGATGGCGCGGCCGCACCACTACTCACTGCTTGACCAGCGGTCTGGATGACTACCCGCGCCCTCAACCTCCGCATCCTGGGGAGCTGCACGTTGACTTGATGTCCTGGGTTGGTCTCATGGCCAAGTCACTCTCCAACATTGGCGACGCTCTCGGCTTTGCGGAGGATGTCAGTGAGTACAGGACCATTTTGGACGCTATTGAGCACAACCTTGTCGACCTGCACTGGTCCGAGACGGACGGGTGCTTCTGCGATGCCACGATCGACGACTTTGAGGAGAACAAGCTCGTCTGCCACAAGGGCTacatctctctcttcccaTTCTTGACCGGCTTGATGAAACCTGACGACCCCAAGGTTGGCAGGATTCTGGCCTTGAttggcgatgaggaggagctctGGACGCCCTATGGATTGCGCAGTCTCAGCAAGAAGGATGCTCTCTATGAGACAGCCGAGAACTACTGGCGGAGTCCCATCTGGATCAACATCAACTACATGGCTGTGAAGCAGCTTCACGTAAGTCTTCTGGTCTTGAAACTTTTCAGGTATGACAAGCTGACTCGGGTTTCATAGTACGTTGCGACACAAGATGGGCCGCACAAGGAGGTCGCCAGAGACTTGTACTCGCGCCTGCGCAAGAACCTGGTTGAGACGATTTACAATGCCTGGGAGGAGACTGGGTTTGCCTGGGAGCAGTACAACCCCGACACTGGAAAGGGTCAGAGAACACAGCATTTCACTGGCTGGACCAGCCTGGTGGTCAAGATTATGACCatggaggacttggagggtggtgccaAGGCAACGGGGAGTGAGCACGGTCATGACGAGCTGTAGTGGGCGAGTCTATGTATGTGTTGGGTTTATGTAGTTATGTACAGTACCAGCGAGGAGTTGGGGGCGAAAGAGCGAAATATATACGGTTTTGGTCGGTGGATTTTTATCATTGCTAGTGGTGGTTTAGGGGACTTATATATTCAGCCCGACAGCTGTCGCCAGTTGCCCCACCTGCCACCGAAGTAATACGCGGCCCCATTCCGTAACCCGTCATCCCGACGGCCGCTTTAGCGGTCAGCCTCCCCGCAGCGGGCTGGGGCTTGTGTCTCATCCCCTGAAATCGGAATCGTAATATGCGGCCTCGCCCAACCATAATAACTGAAGCTTACATCAAGCTCGACGTCGCCAGAACGCCCAACACTGTAATCAACCAGTCTTCAGCGCCTTTTGCTTGGTTTTATTTTCAAGCTCCACGATGTCATGACCTGATGCTTTTTTTATgatcccttttcttttcttaacTTTGTAATCCCATCAGACGATTTATTGGCAGTGATCCAAAAGACCTTGGCAATGTCGaacatcacccccctccgaCGAGCGCCCACCACGGGCGGGGTTGGAACGGGAAAAATGACTGCcgcgacgacgatgacggcgGGGCAAAAATACCATCAGCACTCGACGAGTATATTGAAGACGCTGCAGGCGACCGAGATGTTGGACACGAAGCCTGTTTTGCCGGCTGGTACGCACCACCCCTCTTtctaaccccccccccctccccggccCTCAGGAACATAAACTGATGGATATGTGCTTGTAGAAATCAtcgccaccatcctcgactACCTCCCCGTCCCGGACCTCCTCCGCTTCGCCCGAACGTCCCGCCGGTACAAGGAGATGGTCTACGACGACACACGCTGGGTGGCGCGGTTAAAGAGCATGGGTGTCTGGGACGAGGCGGAAGCGAGAAAAAGATTCGAGGAGGCGGTGCAGAGGAGACGACAACAAACTATTAGCagtggggttgggagggggcagCCGAtaccacccccatcaccaaccggAACAACAAAAAGAGAGAGTTTATTCTTTGATGCGGATTTAGAACAGGAGAGGAGACAGCACGAGTTGCTGCAGATACAGCTGCAGAAACAGCAGATTTCTGATTTGAGGGATGGGTTTGAGACGATGAAAGTTTCTGGAGGAGGGTCAGGGGGAGAGCCACCGAgggatgtggaggggttgttgctggtggtgaagaacGCGAGGAGTATAAGGGGTCATGCGAGGCAGGAGTATGGGAGGATATACGGGGCGTTGGCGCCGTTTTATTTCGATTTGGTCAGGGCGAGGACGCATACGGATCCGTTGGTTTTTAAGGTTTTTAGGGATCCGGATCGGCAGGCGAGGATGCTGGCTAATTTGAGGAGTTTTGCAAGGAGTGACTGGGCGGatggggcggaggggaggagggagaagttgGAGGGGATGACGGGGATTTTTGAGAGCGCGGTGCTGAGGGAGTTTGAGCAGGGGTATGAGTTTTGGGATGTGGACGGGAGGATGAAAAAGTATGCGCATgtgttggaggtgttgaaTCCGGGGAGTAGTGCGGGGGTAGAGCTGTTTATACAGAAGCATCCGATTTTTGCGGATAGGGAGGTGCTGGCGAATGCGATGGATTGTGTGAATCAGGCCATGGCGGATAGTATCACGCTGGAGCCGTCGAGGAGGTTTTTTgaggtgttggggaggaaggtgaatGAGCAGGGTGAGATCATTGGGAGGATATTCCCGA encodes the following:
- the CWH41 gene encoding Processing alpha glucosidase I (EggNog:ENOG503NVNE; COG:G), whose amino-acid sequence is MIPNWRRLLAATALLTSTTTVTATTDAAAPSNNDESILHSELASQQNSSLLWGPYRPNLYFGVRPRIPKSLMTGLMWGKVESFQDFQNTMRYTCEQNEGMKGYGWDEYDARNGGVQTIHDKGNGLTLTTSFVKVPGGRNGGNWGARVKGVLVDPEQRTTVILYVTQEGGGRLEAERGEEKRGYEGDVVLSGESEGLGGYKLVVTKGEGERPTSTHEISELEAWGEGGRTTVQSLQYPDEQIWQAKPIVFRQLKEQVDWLVENKYDNAEHAPPVWQVFTLQNRPGKGNVHIVQKVFKGDFEFDVLFSSESAGTELKSEDLTREIKAGSEEFGERFGGVFALKAPFNADKYKKFGRSMFSNLIGGIGYFYGQAVVDRSYAPEYDEVDEGFWEEAAEARARHAEALEGPHELFTSVPSRPFFPRGFLWDEGFHLLPIADWDTDLALEVIKSWFNLIDEDGWIGREQILGAEARSKVPQEFQTQYPHYANPPTLFLVVEQFVERLLNTNGTAAVHKERLSQSESLANASLENPEVGLDYLRKIYPLLRRQFQWFRKTQKGDIKSYDREAYSTKEAYRWRGRTTTHCLTSGLDDYPRPQPPHPGELHVDLMSWVGLMAKSLSNIGDALGFAEDVSEYRTILDAIEHNLVDLHWSETDGCFCDATIDDFEENKLVCHKGYISLFPFLTGLMKPDDPKVGRILALIGDEEELWTPYGLRSLSKKDALYETAENYWRSPIWININYMAVKQLHYVATQDGPHKEVARDLYSRLRKNLVETIYNAWEETGFAWEQYNPDTGKGQRTQHFTGWTSLVVKIMTMEDLEGGAKATGSEHGHDEL